A region of Gemmatimonadota bacterium DNA encodes the following proteins:
- a CDS encoding aminotransferase class I/II-fold pyridoxal phosphate-dependent enzyme, whose amino-acid sequence MRNPVVIERAERLHQVPLNRPLEHSRYLRRLAARGIEPIDLTTGSTETSIQPETMERSFNAMATAGGPDHPGGPGGPGGPADPAEAGRLAGAGFRRVFSNWFAYRFDVEIDPDVHVLPFAGAAAGPASVAMALVNPGETVLVPDPSHPAYRTSAVLANGQIHPYPLYGRNDFLPNLKQIESGVAGQAKLMYIGYPNDPTGAVADHSFFRELVDFARRHNIIVCHDATQHFLTYDGIEAPSLLQTPGAMNLGIELFSLSVLPGGVFRDLSVAVGNPSALAAMSQLTSHLHAPLLPGLQAAAAAVFPDLNRHVEEAASKHQLRRDLMVSGLRDLGWNLRAPRGGPYVWLPVPPRYSSVRFSVLLRKAGVFVVPGVYLGEYGEGYVRMAFNVNESQIQTVLERIDRLMSRFRLRKRAFPAVSLA is encoded by the coding sequence ATGAGAAACCCGGTGGTTATAGAACGGGCGGAACGACTTCACCAGGTCCCGCTGAACCGCCCCCTGGAACATTCGCGCTATCTCAGAAGGCTTGCCGCCAGGGGGATCGAGCCCATTGATCTGACCACGGGCTCAACCGAAACCTCTATCCAGCCGGAAACCATGGAGAGGTCATTCAACGCCATGGCGACCGCTGGCGGACCGGACCATCCAGGCGGACCAGGCGGACCAGGCGGACCAGCAGATCCGGCCGAGGCGGGCCGACTCGCAGGCGCCGGGTTCCGCAGGGTATTCAGCAACTGGTTCGCGTATCGGTTCGACGTGGAGATCGATCCGGACGTGCACGTCCTGCCCTTCGCGGGCGCCGCCGCGGGACCGGCCAGCGTGGCCATGGCACTGGTCAACCCAGGTGAAACCGTGCTGGTCCCCGACCCGTCCCATCCGGCTTACCGGACCAGTGCCGTACTGGCGAACGGACAGATCCATCCCTATCCCCTGTACGGACGGAACGATTTCCTGCCCAACCTGAAGCAGATCGAGTCCGGCGTAGCGGGTCAGGCAAAGCTGATGTATATCGGCTATCCGAACGATCCCACGGGGGCCGTGGCGGACCATTCGTTCTTCCGGGAACTCGTCGATTTTGCGCGACGGCATAACATCATCGTCTGTCACGATGCCACCCAGCACTTTCTGACGTACGACGGGATCGAAGCCCCCAGCCTGTTGCAGACGCCCGGCGCGATGAACCTGGGAATCGAGCTGTTCTCCCTTTCCGTGCTGCCCGGCGGGGTGTTCCGCGACCTGAGCGTCGCCGTCGGCAATCCATCCGCCCTGGCCGCCATGTCCCAGTTGACCTCCCATTTGCACGCCCCGCTTCTTCCCGGCCTCCAGGCGGCCGCGGCCGCGGTGTTTCCGGATTTGAACCGGCACGTCGAAGAGGCGGCTTCGAAACACCAGTTGCGGCGGGACCTGATGGTATCGGGATTGCGGGACCTCGGCTGGAACCTGCGCGCTCCCCGAGGCGGTCCCTACGTGTGGCTTCCCGTACCGCCCCGCTATTCTTCCGTTCGATTCAGTGTCTTGCTGCGCAAGGCGGGCGTGTTCGTCGTGCCCGGCGTGTACCTGGGCGAATACGGCGAAGGATACGTCCGTATGGCCTTCAACGTCAACGAATCACAGATACAGACCGTGCTGGAACGCATAGACCGGCTGATGTCCCGTTTCCGGTTGCGCAAGCGGGCGTTTCCTGCTGTCAGCCTGGCCTGA
- the folB gene encoding dihydroneopterin aldolase codes for MPEDRISVRGIHAFGHHGATARERTQGQVFEADVGLCLELSGASRSDRLADTVDYADVCRRVERILGGKPHRLLEAVAGRVADELLSAYPRVDRVVVRLRKPAAARTLRAGTVEVELNRSREVENTGR; via the coding sequence ATGCCCGAAGACCGGATCAGCGTGCGGGGCATTCACGCTTTTGGCCATCATGGCGCGACTGCCCGGGAACGGACACAAGGGCAGGTCTTCGAAGCCGACGTCGGCCTGTGCCTCGAACTGTCGGGGGCTTCCCGCTCGGACCGCCTGGCCGACACCGTGGACTATGCGGACGTCTGCCGGCGCGTGGAACGGATCCTCGGCGGCAAGCCGCACCGGTTGCTCGAGGCGGTCGCCGGCCGCGTGGCCGACGAACTGCTCTCCGCCTATCCCCGGGTGGACCGCGTTGTGGTCAGACTGCGAAAGCCCGCCGCGGCCCGGACCCTGCGTGCAGGGACCGTCGAGGTCGAGTTGAATAGAAGCAGAGAGGTGGAAAACACCGGCCGGTAA
- the folK gene encoding 2-amino-4-hydroxy-6-hydroxymethyldihydropteridine diphosphokinase, whose product MASVALGLGSNIGDRIAWCRRAVHELAEHPEIRILQRSSWYETRPVGYAGQTDFVNGAALLETTLAPVPLLDTLKEVERRLGRSATWKNGPREIDLDLLLYDDLVLDLPGLDLPHPAMAERAFVLVPLSEIHPDLVHPVHGRTVADLLEDLKPVDHLVRHLARK is encoded by the coding sequence ATGGCGTCTGTCGCCCTGGGACTGGGCAGCAATATCGGGGATCGGATCGCATGGTGCCGGCGGGCGGTGCACGAACTGGCCGAACATCCCGAGATCCGGATCTTGCAGCGGTCGTCGTGGTATGAGACGCGGCCGGTGGGCTATGCCGGCCAAACCGACTTCGTCAACGGCGCGGCCCTGCTGGAAACCACCCTGGCGCCTGTACCGTTGCTCGATACGCTTAAGGAAGTCGAACGGCGTCTGGGACGGTCGGCCACGTGGAAGAACGGACCCCGTGAAATCGACCTCGATCTGCTGCTGTATGACGACCTGGTACTCGATCTTCCCGGCCTTGACCTTCCTCATCCCGCCATGGCGGAGCGGGCCTTCGTGCTCGTTCCGCTTTCGGAGATCCATCCGGACCTGGTTCACCCGGTGCACGGGCGGACCGTAGCGGATCTGCTGGAAGACCTGAAACCGGTGGACCATCTCGTCCGCCACCTGGCCCGGAAATGA
- a CDS encoding NTP transferase domain-containing protein: MEKASSDLITVILAAGKGTRMHSDLAKVLHPLNGRPMIHYVLDTARALRSRRIIVIVGHQADAVRRELAGMSVEFAVQEEQRGTGHAVRQAGPLLAGEKGVVLVLAGDMPLIRNSTLEALILAHRRESAAASVLTARVDDPTGLGRVLRDDAGHIDRIVEEKDATPEQRALREINTSTYCFEPTRLLGALDRLTPENRQGEYYLTDTIGILRREGHRVADAPAGMPEETIGINMPEHLSAAESWLLEDARARVPQRGKNS, from the coding sequence ATGGAAAAGGCAAGCAGCGATCTGATCACGGTGATCCTGGCCGCCGGAAAAGGCACCCGGATGCATTCGGACCTGGCGAAGGTGCTGCACCCATTGAACGGCCGGCCCATGATTCACTACGTGCTCGACACCGCACGGGCGCTTCGGTCGCGACGGATCATCGTCATCGTCGGCCACCAGGCAGACGCGGTTCGGCGGGAACTGGCCGGAATGTCCGTGGAATTCGCCGTGCAGGAAGAACAACGGGGTACCGGGCATGCGGTCCGCCAAGCGGGACCGCTACTGGCCGGTGAAAAAGGCGTCGTCCTCGTCCTCGCCGGCGACATGCCCCTGATCCGTAACTCCACCCTGGAGGCGTTGATCCTCGCCCACCGCCGGGAAAGCGCCGCGGCCTCGGTACTTACCGCCCGCGTCGACGATCCCACGGGCCTGGGGCGCGTCCTTCGCGACGACGCGGGACACATCGATCGGATCGTCGAGGAAAAGGACGCCACCCCGGAACAGCGCGCGCTGAGGGAGATCAACACCAGTACGTACTGCTTCGAACCCACCCGGCTGTTAGGGGCCCTGGATCGGCTCACGCCGGAGAACAGGCAGGGCGAATACTATCTGACGGATACCATCGGGATTCTCCGCCGGGAGGGCCACCGCGTTGCGGACGCGCCGGCAGGGATGCCGGAAGAAACCATCGGGATAAACATGCCGGAACATCTGTCGGCGGCCGAATCGTGGCTGCTGGAAGACGCCCGTGCACGCGTCCCCCAACGGGGAAAAAACAGTTGA
- a CDS encoding LytR C-terminal domain-containing protein: MARQDVQPAGGRQDSVSDGNRRGGRWRVRLLEGVIVLLIGLNAYLVYSVATSSAFSSSAGRSAEAVLDPSAFEIQVEVLNGCGEPGIGQLVMRFLREQGFDVVHIDNADHFGYRETIVLDRRGGNGPSEAARAVGGALGTPNVLLQQNDERMVDVSVVIGRDYNELLFHEEKD; encoded by the coding sequence ATGGCGAGACAAGACGTCCAACCCGCCGGAGGCCGGCAGGACTCCGTTTCGGACGGTAACCGGCGCGGCGGCCGGTGGCGCGTCCGATTGCTGGAAGGCGTGATCGTTCTCCTGATCGGACTGAACGCATACCTGGTTTACTCCGTGGCGACATCGTCGGCCTTCTCTTCATCCGCCGGACGATCCGCCGAGGCGGTACTCGACCCCTCGGCCTTCGAGATCCAGGTGGAGGTCCTGAACGGATGCGGAGAACCGGGAATCGGGCAACTGGTCATGCGTTTCCTCAGGGAACAGGGATTCGACGTGGTCCATATCGACAATGCGGATCACTTCGGGTATCGCGAAACGATCGTGCTGGACCGCAGGGGCGGGAACGGTCCGTCCGAGGCGGCCCGCGCCGTCGGCGGCGCGCTGGGAACGCCTAACGTACTGCTCCAGCAAAACGATGAACGCATGGTGGACGTATCGGTGGTTATCGGCAGGGACTACAACGAACTGCTGTTTCACGAGGAGAAGGACTGA
- the rsfS gene encoding ribosome silencing factor — protein MALASQEIAEQATLSMLAKNAADVMIIDLRGLSSITDYFVIGTAGSEPQIKAVVEQVTVDLKERKTTPWHTEGKQSWRWVLLDYVDVVIHVFRGEVRSFYGLERLWGDAPRVTVSADAATGEIIRSPDVGADGDRVDVLEHEA, from the coding sequence GTGGCATTGGCATCGCAGGAAATCGCGGAGCAGGCGACCCTTTCCATGCTGGCCAAGAACGCGGCGGACGTGATGATTATCGATCTCAGGGGACTCTCCTCCATAACGGACTACTTCGTCATCGGGACGGCCGGTTCCGAACCGCAGATCAAGGCGGTCGTCGAGCAGGTGACGGTGGATCTCAAGGAGAGAAAGACGACCCCGTGGCACACGGAGGGCAAGCAAAGCTGGCGATGGGTCCTGCTCGATTACGTGGACGTGGTGATACATGTGTTCAGAGGCGAGGTCCGCTCTTTCTACGGACTCGAGCGACTCTGGGGCGACGCGCCCCGCGTCACCGTCTCGGCGGACGCGGCAACGGGTGAAATCATACGCAGTCCCGATGTGGGCGCGGACGGGGACCGGGTGGACGTGCTGGAACACGAGGCATAG